One window from the genome of Pseudanabaena yagii GIHE-NHR1 encodes:
- a CDS encoding NAD(P)/FAD-dependent oxidoreductase encodes MNYDAIAIGAGLSGCSAAIQLAKLGYRILLLEQSHYPVHKLCGEFLSVEVTAAFENLGILEQVHKVGAHPIHRAYLTTSSGASFRSPLPSTALGLSRYQLDLMLFERAKDLNVTCIDNTKVTGVTGNLAEGFQVSTTKGEFSGRLVLGAFGKRSSLDRTLNRKFIAKRSPWIAYKGHFTGIDIGDVIELHSFPNGYCGLSQIETGEINVCWIAHERVMKEPIHQDLGIPESLAKNPVLADRFAHMQRVSPSLQGLSQISFARKENFYNDICMIGDTAGMITPLCGDGMAMALRAAEIAVPLVSQFLEQQINAIAFKQQYTIAWQREFQMRLQLGRIMHNCFVQPPLANMGVSLCQMVPALGNWIIGATRGKPQQLLKTDFASNALT; translated from the coding sequence ATGAATTATGACGCGATCGCGATTGGTGCTGGGCTATCGGGCTGTAGTGCTGCCATTCAACTAGCAAAACTTGGTTATCGTATATTACTGCTAGAGCAAAGCCATTATCCTGTACACAAACTCTGCGGAGAGTTCCTTTCCGTTGAAGTTACCGCAGCATTTGAGAACTTAGGTATATTGGAACAGGTTCACAAAGTCGGCGCACATCCGATTCATCGTGCTTACTTAACTACCTCTAGCGGCGCATCCTTTCGGAGTCCATTGCCTAGCACTGCTCTTGGTCTTAGTCGCTATCAACTAGACCTGATGCTATTTGAACGTGCCAAAGATTTGAATGTCACTTGTATCGACAATACTAAGGTTACGGGTGTTACGGGAAATCTTGCAGAGGGATTTCAAGTTAGTACTACTAAAGGAGAATTTTCTGGACGCTTAGTATTAGGAGCATTTGGGAAAAGATCTTCCCTCGATCGCACACTCAATCGTAAATTTATCGCCAAGCGATCGCCTTGGATTGCCTATAAAGGACATTTCACAGGGATTGATATTGGTGATGTGATCGAGTTGCATAGTTTCCCCAATGGTTATTGTGGATTGTCACAAATTGAAACTGGGGAAATCAATGTTTGTTGGATTGCCCATGAACGAGTGATGAAAGAGCCAATTCATCAAGATTTAGGTATTCCTGAATCCTTGGCGAAAAACCCTGTACTAGCCGATCGCTTTGCTCATATGCAGCGAGTTTCGCCTTCTCTACAGGGCTTAAGCCAGATTAGCTTTGCGCGTAAAGAAAACTTTTATAACGATATCTGTATGATTGGTGATACAGCGGGCATGATTACGCCGCTTTGTGGTGATGGCATGGCGATGGCTCTACGTGCAGCCGAAATAGCAGTTCCCTTGGTGAGTCAATTTCTCGAACAGCAAATTAACGCGATCGCCTTTAAGCAACAATATACGATCGCATGGCAAAGGGAATTTCAAATGCGCTTACAACTAGGGCGAATCATGCACAATTGCTTTGTGCAGCCACCCCTCGCAAATATGGGAGTGAGTCTATGTCAGATGGTTCCTGCATTAGGTAATTGGATTATTGGTGCAACTCGTGGGAAACCGCAGCAATTACTCAAAACTGACTTTGCGAGTAATGCGCTCACCTAA
- a CDS encoding methyltransferase domain-containing protein produces the protein MPSFQIRTDQDELMDDFTIQDERLTDALEQLRPINQLLGGYATTMEIIAPFLRAKSRSQPNQTIRILDLGTGIGDFPEYIVRWAAAQSSVINVEVVAIDANPVTVDYARSALQKRLPSNLQSKINVEVADALALPYDDGEFDIAIAAMFLHHFAHENAVQIVRSMQRVSKHGILINDLHRHPLAYYGIYALTRLLPAVDMVRNDAPVSVLRGFKSPELKSIAESAGLSNFSLKWRYAFRWVLSSVELK, from the coding sequence ATGCCTTCATTTCAAATCCGCACCGATCAAGATGAGTTGATGGATGATTTCACAATTCAGGATGAACGCCTGACGGATGCTTTAGAACAACTGCGCCCAATTAATCAACTCTTGGGTGGCTATGCAACTACGATGGAAATTATTGCTCCTTTTTTGAGAGCAAAATCGCGATCGCAACCAAATCAAACGATCCGCATTCTGGATTTGGGTACGGGTATTGGCGATTTTCCTGAATATATTGTGCGGTGGGCAGCAGCGCAATCCTCTGTGATTAATGTCGAAGTTGTGGCGATCGATGCGAATCCCGTAACGGTGGACTATGCCCGTTCTGCCTTACAAAAGCGTTTACCGTCAAACTTGCAATCAAAAATTAATGTGGAAGTTGCCGATGCTCTGGCGCTTCCCTACGATGACGGTGAGTTTGATATAGCGATCGCTGCCATGTTTTTACATCACTTTGCCCATGAGAATGCTGTACAAATTGTGCGATCGATGCAGCGTGTATCCAAGCATGGAATTCTGATCAATGATTTACATCGCCATCCCCTCGCCTATTACGGCATCTATGCCCTTACAAGGCTATTGCCTGCGGTAGATATGGTGCGGAATGATGCACCCGTTTCTGTTTTGCGCGGATTCAAATCTCCTGAATTAAAAAGCATCGCCGAATCCGCAGGTTTAAGCAATTTCTCGCTCAAGTGGCGCTATGCCTTTCGTTGGGTATTAAGCAGTGTAGAGCTTAAGTAA
- a CDS encoding lecithin retinol acyltransferase family protein → MTIKLLKRITHKNFKGIRKSVQEVKVLPKKLEKSLEQANKIVPVVIRNPLDSTLPCRKDEPYLGAHIFVVKIHPNLGLRYQHHGIYVGENCVIHLMDNGIVSKISLKQFRRMGRKHRYGIIHSPRKGSHKIVVERANKLLRRQKLRYNLLNRNCEHFAHYCRSGAWRI, encoded by the coding sequence ATGACAATTAAATTACTAAAGAGAATAACTCACAAAAATTTTAAGGGTATAAGAAAATCTGTTCAGGAAGTAAAAGTTTTACCCAAGAAACTTGAAAAATCATTAGAACAAGCAAACAAAATAGTTCCTGTTGTCATTCGTAATCCTCTAGATAGTACTCTTCCATGTAGAAAAGATGAGCCTTATCTTGGAGCACATATTTTTGTAGTTAAGATTCATCCTAATTTAGGATTGCGATACCAGCATCATGGGATATACGTTGGGGAAAACTGCGTTATTCATCTAATGGATAATGGCATTGTGAGTAAAATTAGTTTGAAACAATTTCGTCGTATGGGACGAAAACACCGCTACGGGATTATACATAGTCCTCGTAAAGGTTCTCACAAAATCGTAGTTGAGAGAGCTAATAAACTACTTCGTAGACAAAAACTTAGATACAATTTGTTAAATCGAAACTGCGAACATTTTGCTCATTATTGTCGGAGTGGTGCATGGAGAATTTGA
- a CDS encoding HNH endonuclease, with product MSVYISVDLQRQIRGRFSNCCAYCQTAESLIVTTFEIEHINPRSLGGAKTFENLCLSCPSCNRYKSSRQTAIDPLSQELVPLFHPQKQKWLEEFNWGEDSTEIIGITAIGRATIAALKMNRPELIRVRRMWVKMGEHPPTSIT from the coding sequence GTGAGCGTATATATTTCTGTCGATTTACAGCGTCAAATTCGGGGACGATTTTCCAACTGTTGTGCGTATTGCCAAACGGCTGAATCTCTGATTGTAACGACATTTGAAATTGAACATATTAATCCTCGCTCATTAGGCGGAGCTAAAACGTTTGAGAATCTATGCCTTTCTTGTCCGTCTTGCAATCGCTATAAATCGTCACGACAGACTGCAATTGACCCATTAAGCCAAGAATTAGTCCCACTATTTCATCCTCAAAAGCAAAAATGGTTAGAGGAATTTAATTGGGGAGAAGATAGCACAGAAATCATAGGGATTACGGCAATTGGTAGAGCAACCATTGCAGCACTAAAAATGAATCGTCCTGAATTAATTCGTGTACGCAGAATGTGGGTAAAGATGGGAGAACATCCACCTACTTCTATTACTTAA
- a CDS encoding MFS transporter: MSIAPSPNPASNQIRWLQVWSLASVQGAISLTWIAYAVYLPKFIEQVFAYPTSQAQQFAGLLLVIESAIAVIIEPLFGGLSDRWQRWYSSRMPLIVAGVIGSTALFIALPAVVVFGGSNEIVRLILPSLAVLWAIVMATFRSPVICLLASFAGATQLPLAGSVLTLVGGFVGSIRPLATSFILGLGAPATFVIASFTLLAGVAGLRSAMIYIPKNLNPALENAEPFKIRDFLNNLAIVMLVGGAIGLGMRLLMGDVLPRTLKADLTGLTGLSFEVLMGSALITQALLAVGTGNISKFIDNKRLMIFSLGGIAAGLGLLAGGYGAIASLIVILLILGFLSAVNNGMVAFALTMVPKALGGLTVGTFFGGLSGAIAIFGYLVPKSSEMLSTPNAILLTAIAFLLAGVGIALGERITRKVSFE, encoded by the coding sequence ATGTCGATCGCACCATCACCAAATCCAGCATCTAATCAAATACGTTGGCTGCAAGTGTGGAGTCTTGCCTCAGTGCAGGGGGCAATCTCTCTGACTTGGATAGCGTATGCGGTGTACTTGCCCAAGTTTATCGAGCAGGTGTTTGCATACCCCACTAGTCAAGCTCAACAATTTGCAGGGTTGCTATTGGTGATCGAAAGTGCGATCGCGGTAATTATCGAGCCATTATTTGGGGGACTCTCCGATCGCTGGCAGCGTTGGTATAGCTCACGGATGCCCTTGATTGTGGCGGGAGTAATTGGCTCAACAGCTTTATTTATTGCCCTGCCTGCCGTCGTCGTTTTTGGTGGTTCCAATGAAATTGTCCGCTTGATCTTGCCGAGCTTGGCGGTTCTGTGGGCGATCGTCATGGCAACCTTTCGCAGTCCCGTGATTTGTTTATTGGCAAGCTTTGCGGGAGCTACCCAATTGCCGCTTGCAGGTAGTGTTTTAACCTTGGTCGGTGGTTTTGTCGGTTCGATTCGCCCCTTAGCGACTAGCTTTATTCTGGGACTGGGCGCACCAGCGACCTTTGTGATCGCCTCATTCACCCTGCTCGCAGGTGTTGCAGGTTTACGCAGCGCGATGATCTATATTCCCAAAAATCTCAATCCCGCCTTAGAAAATGCGGAACCATTCAAGATTAGAGATTTCTTAAATAATTTAGCGATCGTGATGCTCGTTGGTGGAGCGATCGGTTTAGGAATGCGCTTGCTGATGGGAGATGTGTTACCCCGCACCCTCAAAGCAGATCTTACAGGACTTACAGGTTTATCCTTTGAAGTTTTAATGGGTTCAGCATTAATTACTCAGGCGCTATTGGCGGTCGGTACTGGTAATATCTCCAAATTTATCGATAACAAACGCTTGATGATCTTTAGTTTAGGTGGAATTGCGGCGGGACTAGGCTTGTTAGCAGGTGGCTATGGGGCGATCGCTTCCTTGATCGTTATTTTGTTGATATTAGGATTCCTCAGTGCCGTAAATAATGGCATGGTTGCCTTTGCCCTCACAATGGTTCCGAAGGCACTCGGTGGGTTAACAGTTGGGACATTCTTTGGCGGATTGTCAGGGGCGATCGCTATCTTTGGTTATCTCGTTCCCAAATCCTCAGAGATGCTTTCCACGCCAAATGCGATTTTACTAACAGCGATCGCTTTTCTCCTTGCAGGTGTCGGCATTGCTTTAGGTGAGCGCATTACTCGCAAAGTCAGTTTTGAGTAA
- a CDS encoding pentapeptide repeat-containing protein, translating into MKSTAFNHSVTAIASTMIASVMAIGMTSSVQAQNAEHLKSLLEHHTCQRCELSGITANGADLRESFLDVADLRKSALSGATLAFSTMYYADFRSADLSNSDLRNTFLINSDLIQANLSGANARNSRWKYIDLTEANLQNANLIDIELVYAKLNRANLSNASLRNASLYGADLTGANLKGADLYRADLTNAIVTNVDLSQANLCRATMPDGTTSMQGCMLQK; encoded by the coding sequence ATGAAGTCAACAGCCTTTAATCATTCCGTGACTGCGATCGCTAGCACTATGATTGCTAGTGTGATGGCCATTGGTATGACATCGAGCGTACAAGCGCAAAATGCCGAACATCTCAAGTCTTTATTGGAACACCACACATGTCAGCGCTGTGAACTGAGTGGCATCACGGCAAATGGGGCAGATCTCCGTGAATCTTTTCTTGATGTTGCTGATCTAAGGAAAAGCGCACTTTCTGGTGCAACTTTAGCTTTTAGCACGATGTATTATGCTGACTTTCGGAGCGCCGATCTCAGCAACTCTGACCTGCGAAATACTTTTTTGATTAATAGTGACTTGATTCAGGCAAATCTATCGGGTGCAAATGCGCGGAATAGTCGCTGGAAATATATTGATCTAACTGAAGCCAACTTGCAAAATGCTAATTTGATCGATATCGAATTGGTCTATGCCAAACTCAATCGCGCTAATCTCAGCAATGCTTCCTTGCGTAATGCGAGCCTCTATGGTGCAGATTTGACAGGTGCAAATCTTAAGGGAGCCGATCTTTATCGCGCTGACCTCACCAATGCGATCGTTACAAATGTTGACCTCAGCCAAGCGAATCTTTGCCGTGCAACTATGCCTGATGGGACAACTTCCATGCAGGGCTGTATGCTGCAAAAATAA